The Candidatus Dormiibacterota bacterium genomic sequence GCGTCGACCAGCCGAACCCTCAGTTCGCCAAGATGCTCCTGGAGCAGTTCGGCGGTCCCAACGGCGAGCTCGCCGCCGCGATGCGGTACTTCACCCAGGCATGGGCCGATCCGGACCCGGCGCGCCGGGACATGCTGCTGGACATCGCCACCGAGGAGCTGTCGCACCTCGAGATGGTCGGCCAGGCTCTGGTCCAGCTGCTCAGGGGCTCGCCGGGCGCCGAGGTCGACGAGGTCGAGGGCGGGTACCTGGGGAAGCTGCTCGACGGGAAGCACGAGGCCTTCGTCGAGCTGTCGCTGACGAGCGGTGCGACCCTCCTGGGAGGTGGTGGCCCCCGGCTCACCGACTCCATGGGAGCGCCCTGGACGGCGGCCTACGTCGACAGCCTCGGCCAGCCGGAGGCGGACCTGCGCTCGGACATCGCCGCCGAGGCACGGGCCAAGATCGTGTACGAGCGGCTGATCAAGCTGTGTGACGACGCCGGCTGCAAGGACACCCTCAACTTCCTGATGACCCGCGAGATCGCCCACCAGAAGATGTTCGAGGCCGCGCTCGAGGCGATTCCGAAGAACTTCCCGCCGGGCAGGCTGCCGGGTGATGACACGGTCGCGCACCAGTACTACAAGGACTCGGAGGACGGAGGGACGCATCCCGGCTACGACCTTGCCGGGAAGGCCGGAAAGAAGGGCGGATTCGGCTTCGAGCTGATCGAGGACCCGGTCGCGGCTGCCCCCACCGAAGGCTCGCTGTAACCCGATGTCCCGGACGCCGGCGTCATCGCGGCGCCGGCGTCCCCGGGCGGACAGGGTGTCGGCCCCGGGGTGGGCACCGAACCACGCCATCCCGACCAGGACGGAGACGACCTACACAGACGATGGACACGCCCGCGGTGGCCGCCTACGGTGCGGAGGCATCCGTCATTGCAGGGGGGTCCACAAATGGCCGTCTGTTTCATCATCGAGCCGCCCGACGTCGACACCGCGGTGTACGAGCGGGTCCGGGCCGAGGTTCGCATGGACGTCGACCCGCCGGACGGCCTGGTCCTGCATTGCGCGGGCGCCGCCGGGGACGGCACCTGGCGTGTCGTCGAGGTGTGGGACAGCAGTGCCGCCCAGCAGACCTTCCTGCGCGAGCGGCTGGGCCCCGCTCTCCAGAAGGTGGGTGTCAGGCCGCCGAGGATCACCGAGGTCTCTCTGCACGATCTCAAGATCGCCAGGGCGGCCGCCGTCTAGCGTGCCGCTGCAGGGGTAGACTGCGCCGGGTGCGGCCTGGATCGACCGACACCACGATCCGGCCCACCCGGCGCAGCTTCCTCGGTGCCACCCTGGCGGTGGCCGGTGCGGCCTCGCTCGGCTGCCTGCCGGTGATGCGGGCGGCTGCCGCGACCGGCGGGATCGCGACGGTGCATCCCGATCCGGTGCAGACGATGCAGGGCTTCGGCGCGTCCGGCGCGTGGTGGCCGAACGATCTGGTCCGGTTCGGCGCCGACGCCCAGCAGCGGCTGGCCGCACTGCTCTTCGCCCCCGCACCCGCCGGGATCCAGCTCAGCGCCTACCGGTACAACATCGGCGGCGGCGGCCTGGGCGTGACCAGCCGCACCCGGGCGCCGGAGACGTTCCTGGTCAGCCCGGGCGTCTACGACTGGACCCGCGACCGCGGCGGCAGGACCTTCCTGCAGCTGGCCGCCGCCCACCGGGTGCCCGTGCTCCTCGGCTTCGTCAACAGCGCGCCGGCGCCCTGGACGACCAACCACCTGAACACCGGCGGCGACCTGGTCGCCGGCGCCGAGCCCGAGTACGCGCGCTACCTGGCGGACGTGATCCGCCACCTCCGCGACGCGGAGGGGATCGCGCTGTCGTACGTGAGCCCGATGAACGAGCCCGACTACCGTTTCGAGGACGCCCACCAGGAGGGGATGGCGGTGCCCGTCGAGCGGCGGGCGGCCCTGGTCCGCGCCCTCGCCGCCGAGCTGCGAGCCCGCGCCTCCCACGCCCGCGTGGTCGCCGACGAGTCGAGCCAGGTCGGCGGTCAGTTCCTGCCGGAGGCGGCACGATGGCTGCCGGACACGGAGGCGTCGCGTGACCTGGCGGCGCTCGCCCACCACCTCTACGACGTCCCCGACGTCCCCACCCTGCAGCGCGCCCGCCGGCTCGGCGAGGGTGCAGGCCTGCCGCTCTGGGCCACCGAGGTCTGCTGCCTGCAGACCGCGACGGGCGCTGTCGGCCAGGGCTACGACCCCACGATCGCGAATGCCATCCCGATGGCGGTGATGATCTGGCAGGCGCTCACCCACGCCAACGACGCCGCGTTCCACTGGTGGGTGGCCGCCTCCTCCGCGATCGGAGCCGACCCGGGCGCCGACCCGACGGCGGCGCTCCGGCCCAACCCGAACGGATGGAACGACGGCCTCGTGTACTACGACCCCAGGTTCGCCGACAACGGCAACCAGGAGATCTACCTCACCAAGCGCTATCACGCGCTCGGCAACCTCAGCCGCTACGTCCGCCCCGGCGCGCGGCGGCACGACGTCGAGGGCGTCGACGAACCCCTGCACGTGCTCGCGTTCCGCAGCGAGCGGCGCTGGACCATCGTCGCCGTCAACGCGGCGCCGGCGGACGCGGGACCGGCGCCGCTCGAGCTCGAGCTGCCGGTCGGCGGAGCGGACCTCCTGGCGCCGCTGGAGGCGGTCGAGACCAGCGCCGGGCGCAGCCTGGAGGCGGTGGCCCCGCCGCAGGTGGAGGGCCCGCGGATGCGGGCCGGCCTGCCGGCGCAGAGCATCACCACCCTGGTGCTGGCGGTCCGCTGACGGCGCCGCGCTACTGCAGGATCTTCTCGCAGGGCCGCCCGGTGCTCACCCAGCTGCCGTTCACCCTCTTCCAGCCCTGGACGCAGACCCAGCTGCCGGCCGGGAAGTCGCGGTTGACGGTCAGGTGAAGGTGCGACTCACCGTAGTAGTTCCACGGCGCCCAGTTCTCGTGCCAGTTCGCGGTGCTGTCCCACACCTCGAAGTGGTCGACGTAGTCGCTGTTCCAGGAGTGCGCGTCGATGGTGTCCACGTGGATGCCGCTGCCGGACACGCCGATGTAGACGTTGCGGTTGGTGCCGCCGGCGTTGGCGAGCACGGGCGTCGCACCGGCGGCGATCGCGGTGGCGGACAGGACGGCGCCCGCGGCGGCGGCGACGAGCAGTCTCCGATGACCAGAGCGCACGGCTTCTCTCCCTCGGCGCGGACTGATGGTGGACCCCTGGCGCAGCAGGGATACCAGACCTCGCGGGGGCCTGTCAAACGGGTGTCGAACACCATCTCACAACACCGATTTCACCGCTGCTTCGCCGGTCCCGGCGGGACACCTGGGCGATGATGTCCGCCGAGC encodes the following:
- a CDS encoding manganese catalase family protein, which codes for MFLHNKRMMYTVRVDQPNPQFAKMLLEQFGGPNGELAAAMRYFTQAWADPDPARRDMLLDIATEELSHLEMVGQALVQLLRGSPGAEVDEVEGGYLGKLLDGKHEAFVELSLTSGATLLGGGGPRLTDSMGAPWTAAYVDSLGQPEADLRSDIAAEARAKIVYERLIKLCDDAGCKDTLNFLMTREIAHQKMFEAALEAIPKNFPPGRLPGDDTVAHQYYKDSEDGGTHPGYDLAGKAGKKGGFGFELIEDPVAAAPTEGSL
- a CDS encoding glycoside hydrolase, with product MRPGSTDTTIRPTRRSFLGATLAVAGAASLGCLPVMRAAAATGGIATVHPDPVQTMQGFGASGAWWPNDLVRFGADAQQRLAALLFAPAPAGIQLSAYRYNIGGGGLGVTSRTRAPETFLVSPGVYDWTRDRGGRTFLQLAAAHRVPVLLGFVNSAPAPWTTNHLNTGGDLVAGAEPEYARYLADVIRHLRDAEGIALSYVSPMNEPDYRFEDAHQEGMAVPVERRAALVRALAAELRARASHARVVADESSQVGGQFLPEAARWLPDTEASRDLAALAHHLYDVPDVPTLQRARRLGEGAGLPLWATEVCCLQTATGAVGQGYDPTIANAIPMAVMIWQALTHANDAAFHWWVAASSAIGADPGADPTAALRPNPNGWNDGLVYYDPRFADNGNQEIYLTKRYHALGNLSRYVRPGARRHDVEGVDEPLHVLAFRSERRWTIVAVNAAPADAGPAPLELELPVGGADLLAPLEAVETSAGRSLEAVAPPQVEGPRMRAGLPAQSITTLVLAVR